In Camelus dromedarius isolate mCamDro1 chromosome Y, mCamDro1.pat, whole genome shotgun sequence, a single genomic region encodes these proteins:
- the LOC135320371 gene encoding uncharacterized protein LOC135320371, which yields MEEVVAEEEQEEQEPREEEEEEEVQAKEREEKPRKQGRAEPGSGPPTSLSPLEALGALQLEQSAVNAQASGAYLRLKRRIRRRREPRLDRRKAIIQDIPGFWAKPVYLLLLLLLLLLLLLLLLLLLLLLLLSSAARCELQEAPVPGKTTGPQTRPRVGSEPGLHRAFSCRQKHVPSPLHPLSALISDRDEGVRSYMIQLEAQELGRPEYRCRLMFFFRSKPYLCNQVILKEYHLSFAGYRAYSSTPVQWFWDYERGAPSRRQDTVSLHFLNWLSGHKCPGSNGIAEVGVPRSLVGNGDVGGGQLLGEGVWALSRPARSLCQIIGEDLWPNPLRCYPREQGAGRGN from the exons atggaggaggtggtggcggaggaggagcaggaggagcaggagccgcgggaggaggaggaggaggaggaggtgcaggcCAAGGAGCGGGAAGAGAAGCCCCGGAAGCAGGGGCGCGCAGAGCCAGGGAGCGGACCCCCGACCTCCCTGAGCCCGCTGGAGGCGCTGGGGGCCCTTCAGTTAGAGCAGAGCGCTGTGAACGCCCAAGCCAGCGGGGCCTACTTGCGGCTCAAGCGCAGGATCCGACGGAGGCGGGAGCCTCGTTTGGATCGAAGAAAAGCCATCATCCAGGACATCCCCGGATTCTGGGCCAAACCTGTatacttgctgctgctgctgctgctgctgctgctgctgctgctgctgctgctgctgctgctgctgctgctgctgct GTCGTCCGCGGCCAGGTGTGAGCTGCAAGAGGCCCCCGTCCCGGGCAAGACTACGGGACCCCAGACACGCCCTCGGGTGGGCTCCGAGCCCGGCCTCCACCGGGCCTTCTCGTGCAGGCAGAAGCACGTGCCCTCCCCGTTGCACCCT CTGTCGGCCTTGATCAGTGACCGAGACGAAGGTGTGCGGAGCTACATGATCCAGCTGGAG GCGCAGGAACTGGGCCGCCCCGAGTACCGCTGCAGACTGATGTTCTTTTTCCGGAGCAAGCCCTACTTGTGCAACCAAGTGATCCTTAAGGAGTATCACCTTAGCTTCGCAG GCTATAGGGCGTATAGTTCCACTCCAGTCCAGTGGTTCTGGGATTACGAACGGGGAGCCCCCAGCCGCAGGCAGGACACCGTCAGCCTTCACTTCCTCAACTGGTTGTCAGGCCACAAGTGCCCCGGGTCTAACGGGATTGCTGAGGTGGGGGTCCCTCGGAGCCTGGTCGGAAATGGCGACGTCGGCGGTGGCCAGCTGctcggggaaggggtgtgggcccTGTCCCGACCTGCCCGTTCCCTCTGCCAGATCATCGGCGAGGACCTGTGGCCCAACCCCCTGCGCTGCTACCCGAGGGAGCAAGGCGCCGGGAGAGGTAACTGA